The DNA sequence AACCGAATGAATGAACAGCAACCGTGGATGAACAGCAACGGATCAAGAGACGAGCAGATAACAACAGTATTATTGATCACGCTGAAGAGGGAAAGGGGAAACCGATGAATCGAGTAAACCTGGCTTTATTGCAAATGAAAGTGGAATCTGATGTGGAAGCGAATCTGACAAAACTGGCAGAACGTCTGGGCCAGCTGCCCCAGGGTACGGATCTGGTGGTGTTGCCGGAGATGTTTGTCTGTCCTTATGAAACACCGAATTTTCCCCGATATGCCCAAACGCGGGGGGAAGCCGTCTGGCAGAGGCTGTCCGACCTGGCCAGGCAGCATGGGATCTGGCTGTGTGCCGGCTCTGTCCCGGAACTGGACGGGGGAAAAGTGTACAACACCTCCTATGTGTTTGACCGGAGCGGCCGGGAAGTAGCCCGCCACCGAAAGGTTCACCTGTTTGACGTCAATGTCCCGGGGGGGATCTGCTTCCGGGAATCGGACACCCTGACCCCGGGGGATGAAATCACCGTTTTTGATTCGGAATTTGGCAAGATCGGCCTGATGATCTGCTTTGACATTCGCTTTCCGGAACAGACCCGGATCATGGCGGAGCGGGGAGCCCGGCTGGTCCTGGTTCCGGCCGCCTTCAACCTGACGACGGGTCCGGCCCACTGGGATCTGTCCTTCCGGGCCAGGGCGCTGGACAATCAGCTGTTCCTGGCAGGCTGTTCACCGGCCCGCGATCTGACCGCATCCTACCATGCCTACGGCCATTCCCTGATCACCGGCCCCTGGGGCGATATCCGCGCCCAGCTGGACGAAACGGAGGGCATGCTGTCCGCGGCCATTGATCTGGATGACTGTGAAGCCATTCGGCAGGGACTGCCGCTGCTTCGTTCCCGGCGTCCGGAACTGTATCGATAGGATTAGTCGCCGAAAGCTCATAGATCAATTAATTCGGTTCGTTGCTCTTAACTGGTTGAACCAGAGAGATGGGTATAATTGTGCCTGTCTCTCTTTTTGTCGTTCTTTGACGCGCACCCTAATTTCATATCCTCTTACTGCCAGCGATATTGTTTTCAGAAACCTGCTCAACCCTCATCCAATTGTTTAGCAACAGGCCGTGATTAGAATTAACTCAAGTTATATAAAAGATCAGCAATTAAAAGTTTTCGAATGATTGAACCGGCCAATGTCGAATTAGTAGAATTATTGCGCATATATCGCGATGATACAATTAAAAAACGTTTACTATGACGGCGAAACCGATTAAAATAGAACTAAGTTTCTGAGTATTCTCAGGATATTCTTTAAGTCATCCGGAACTATGACTCGGTGGGTCAGTGAGGATTCTGGGAGAAGCTGAAGAAAAGTTCCCTGGGACAGACTGACAGCCGTAAACGGCAATTTTTCATTTGGAGGAGAAGGAATGAGAGAGTACAAGAACCAGATCGCGAAAATTTTCCAGTATACCGCTTTTGGAGCGGGCGTCGTGTTTTTAATCGGGGGAGCGCTCATTGGACTGGATGTGGCTGATATGATGGATGCACTGGGGGGGAGCGGTTCGGCGTTCCCGGTCATGCTTTATTTCTGGCTGGCGGGATTTATTACCTGTCTGCTGCTGATGGGAGCCGCGGAAGTCATTGAACTGCTGGAACGAAATTTCCTGAATTCCGTTCAGCTTAAAAATATGATGGAGAAAAATCTGAGTTCCGGTTCGGTTCATACGGCGGCAAAGCCTGACCAGATTGTATTTGATGATCTGCCTGGTCTTTAGTGTACAGGCAGGAAAACAACTTGAGTGCAACAGAAGATGAGACCGGGCAGGAGGACAAACCGATGGGGAATGAACGTTACCAGAGAATAGGGGAACTGAAGCAGGACGAGTGGATTCTGGGGGCTCCGCTGGAGATCGATAAGGGGGCGTTGCTGTATGACACGCTGAGCCGCCAGATGATTCTGCAGCTGCGGCTGCGCAATGTCTCCCGTCGAACCATCCGGGCCGCTCAAATCGCGATCGCGCGGCTTGACGCACAAGGCAACTCGATAGCAGATCAGGCGGATCAGGCGATGATGTATCAGGATTTGAACTCGGAACCGGGTTCGCTGTTTGGAGATGGCAAGCCGATTCTTTTGGGAACAGCACCAACCAGGCAGGTCAAAGTACGAGTCCAGAAGGCGGTATTCGGGGATGGCTCGAGATGGGAATCGGAGGATTCGTCCGAGGTAAGTCCCGGAACGCCGCTGCTGGCTGAGCTTTGGCCCAAGGAAGCGCTGGAGCAGTTTGACCGGGAAATCACGGATAAACCTCACTTTCAGAATGCTGCCAGCCACAAGTACCTGCCGGTGATGGAGGCTGCTTACTGGGTTTGTGCCTGCGCCTTCCCCAATCCCGGTTCATGGGACAGCTGCGGACGGTGCGGCCTGCAGCGCGACTGGCTGTTTCAGACAGCTGATCCGGCTCGGCTGACGGAAAAGCAGCAGGCCCATCAGACAGAGCAGACCCGACTGACGGAGGAACGGAAACAGCGGGAAGCTGCCGAGCAGCAGAAGCGGCTTCAGGAAGAAGCGGAACTCAGGGAACGTGAAGCCAGGGAACAGGCGGAGCGGCTGGCTCTTCGGACTCGAAGGCTTCAGGCGGTGAAAAAATACGGGATTCTGAGTGCCTTGGCGATCACCATTGCGGTCGTCGGATTCCTGGCACTGACGCGCTGGATTCCGGTATACCGGTATAATGAAGCGGTCCGTCAACTCGATGCCGGAAACAACGGAGAGGCAGCCGTGCGGTTCCGGGTGCTGAATGATTTTCTTGACAGCAGGAATTTGGCACAGGAAGCCAGCTATCGTCACGCATTGCAGTTGCGCGGGGAAGGGGCCTATGAAGAGGCAGCCAAACTGTTCAAGGAGCTTGAAACCTATAAGGACAGTGCGGTGAATGTCCAGGAAACCAACTACCTGCAGGCAGCGGCCCTGCTGAATGAGCGGAAATATCAGGCAGCCGCCGATCAGTTTGAACAGCTGGGCAATTACAAAGACAGTCCGGCAAAAACGGTGGAAGCCAGATATCTGCGAGCCGAGGAATTGTTTACGTCCGGCGATTATCTGAATGCCTATCCGTTGTACGACAAACTGGGCGGCCACAAGGATTCGTCGAATAAATCCCGGATTGCTCGCTATGAGGCCGGAGTGATCCTGCTGGGGGAGAAAAAGTATCCGGAAGCGGTTGCTGTGCTGGGCTCCATTACGGGATACCCGAGATCCCAGCAAAAATTGGAAGAGGCACTGGTACCGTATGTCCAGGGGCTGTTGAAAGAGGGGAAACTTGCCGTTGCCAGGGAAAGTCTGAATAAACTAAAAACGATCTCGCCGGCTGTTCAAGCACTGCAAACGGAGACGGCCTACCGGCTGGGCGGGGAGCTGGAAACTGCCGGAAAAATCAAGGAAGCCCGGGACGAATACCTGCTGGCCGGGACATTCCAGGACAGCCCGGCAAAAGTCAACGAACTGACCTATGCCCTGGCTCAGTCATTGGAACAGAGCGGCGATTTGGAGGGTGCCCTGGCAGAGTATCGGTTCCGCTCCGCCTATAAGGACAGTGCTGCTAAGTATCAGAATCTGTCGTTTACGCTGGCAAAGCAATATGAAGCCACTGGAGATCTCGTGAAAGCCGCCGAGTACTACTGGAACGCCGGTACCGGCAATCCAGAGGCCAAGGAGAAAGCGAATACCTTATATTTGAAGATTGCCAGGGACTTCGATGAGAAAGAGGATTACGAGAAGGCGTCCCAATACTATTCCCTGGGAGGCGAAGCTGATCTGGCTCGCAAGATCAGAAAATACGGTGACGCGATCAAAGCCTTCCAGGCCGGGAACAAAGAGGACTGCTATGATTTGTTATACGAAGTGGTGGGTTATGATAAAACTTACAGCTATAAGGATTTGCTTCCTTTCCGGGATGCGATTTCGTACTTTGTCTACTGTGCCGCGGAAATGAAGTCCGAGGAATATAAACTGCCGCCAGAGCAGACCGATTATTTCACGTTCTATGATGAGTCCATGTA is a window from the Clostridiaceae bacterium HFYG-1003 genome containing:
- a CDS encoding carbon-nitrogen hydrolase family protein — encoded protein: MNRVNLALLQMKVESDVEANLTKLAERLGQLPQGTDLVVLPEMFVCPYETPNFPRYAQTRGEAVWQRLSDLARQHGIWLCAGSVPELDGGKVYNTSYVFDRSGREVARHRKVHLFDVNVPGGICFRESDTLTPGDEITVFDSEFGKIGLMICFDIRFPEQTRIMAERGARLVLVPAAFNLTTGPAHWDLSFRARALDNQLFLAGCSPARDLTASYHAYGHSLITGPWGDIRAQLDETEGMLSAAIDLDDCEAIRQGLPLLRSRRPELYR